Proteins encoded within one genomic window of Macrotis lagotis isolate mMagLag1 chromosome 3, bilby.v1.9.chrom.fasta, whole genome shotgun sequence:
- the LOC141519523 gene encoding olfactory receptor 5AK2-like — protein MTRGNTTIVTEFILLGFTIRQDLQCVLFLVFLFIYVISVVANVGIILLIKSDSHLHTPMYFFLQHLAFVDLCYTSAITPKMLQNFLVSHKSISFSGCLIQWLVYATFATADCYILAAMAIDRYVAICNPLHYPVVMSQRVCIQLVTGSYVMGSLNASIHTGFTFSLFFCNSNTINHFFCDVPPLLALSCSRININVMLLIVCVGFNLITTVMVVFCSYVYILAAILRMRSAAGRNKAFSTCASHLTAVTIFYGTLSYMYLQPSSSESQENDKIVSVFYGIIIPMLNPLIYSLRNKEVKEALKVIGKTYLTSKP, from the coding sequence ATGACCCGGGGAAATACCACCATTGTGACTGAATTCATCCTGCTGGGATTTACTATCCGACAAGATCTGCAGTGTGTCCTGTTCCTTGTATTTCTGTTCATCTATGTCATATCTGTAGTGGCCAATGTTGGCATAATTCTGCTCATCAAGAGTGACTCCCACCTTCACActcctatgtatttttttctccaacaCTTGGCTTTTGTTGACCTCTGTTACACCTCTGCCATCACTCCTAAGATGTTGCAAAACTTCCTGGTGTCCCACAAATCTATCTCATTCTCAGGATGTCTGATCCAATGGTTGGTTTATGCTACATTTGCCACCGCTGATTGTTATATTCTCGCAGCCATGGCCATAGACCGTTATGTGGCCATTTGTAACCCCCTGCACTATCCAGTGGTCATGTCTCAGAGGGTCTGCATTCAGCTTGTCACTGGGTCTTATGTTATGGGATCCTTGAATGCCTCTATCCATACAGGttttaccttttctcttttcttctgtaaTTCCAACACCATCAATCACTTTTTCTGTGATGTGCCCCCACTCCTGGCTCTCTCCTGTTCCAGAATTAATATCAATGTCATGTTGTTAATTGTCTGTGTGGGCTTCAATTTGATAACCACTGTGATGGTGGTGTTCTGCTCCTATGTTTACATCCTGGCTGCCATCTTGAGGATGCGATCTGCTGCAGGGAGGAACAAGGCCTTCTCTACGTGTGCTTCCCACTTGACGGCGGTCACAATTTTCTATGGGACTCTTTCTTACATGTATTTACAACCTTCTTCTAGTGAGTCCCAGGAGAATGATAAAATAGTCTCTGTGTTTTATGGCATCATCATCCCAATGCTGAATCCCCTTATCTATAGTCTAAGGAACAAGGAGGTCAAAGAGGCACTGAAAGTGATAGGCAAGACTTACTTAACATCTAAGCCCTGA